Proteins from a genomic interval of Motacilla alba alba isolate MOTALB_02 chromosome 11, Motacilla_alba_V1.0_pri, whole genome shotgun sequence:
- the TERB1 gene encoding telomere repeats-binding bouquet formation protein 1 produces MNTQKEQINQCDMKTDLNLLLECLKYQMDCPLSQKEALITIYSICQQNSEASEYFREIGGLMFINDLAKSSAHCIVKEAALFTLGIIIESNVYCQQTLCTSALFEDLILFLIKKDSGVNLKRMSVYVILVLVSNNKNGQTYVRDTGCISLLLQLFRTTLSTSEKNLSDENTDPCYQLWSSVCSTLCACVNNPQNEDNQNICCSVFPYAKEWLESCTEPEIVRPICSFLGLTVANNSYVQKYFVSIGGLDTLAKVLLELMHDSCLSHSSMKLAVVVTKTLDACIANNSAMGVVLAKYHTVSELLKLLSNETLSTGEKISIILAIGHCTEVCEENQCELLQNNGLPLMIQVLTESQDEELIKAATFVLQNCKQMTEQLSLKLYDNSLNVTNAEEVDVQVRERCLQDYWKKAKEILHRINSIEKQHDEERVQGGIFVDESSVASSEALKSHEVNPVDPKKYTEGTQKDVCCPQLTSKLNNEVLAPSVTSAPQKNETVNTTDGASARQTEQRNIPCSVTELQTDSVPQSHNINGKTASGKNRSGLQAGEQLFKQPAETVRNMKQTCTSGQHSFCSEKTERVKSTSAIFSSHKMADLRCLGCTAGGLSLNSKTFTKMLQSCLHRCEHHRVILEAEERYRGELRRVAADNHNRSATHQKMLLAPVKKDRLHKEIPTFKSKDSFQSILLTPNRKDKSNTSKRDEHSRNTRWTSNYNLTPAYGNSLQMSQDAKQKRQRVKEMCSQKCQHLKENCTHSLDKEGDEVYSLAMSMRPLNKRRVRKDFTTEEINWLLRGVQKMGNHWNLILWSYPFQKGRTSVDLSKKYYRLQVQMKKAHKGHQ; encoded by the exons ATGAACACTCAAAAGGAGCAGATAAATCAGTGTG ATATGAAAACAGATCTGAACTTACTGCTTGAATGCCTTAAATATCAGATGGACTGCCCTCTGTCTCAGAAGGAGGCTTTGATCACTATCTATTCCATTTGCCAACAAAACA GTGAAGCGAGCGAATACTTTCGAGAAATTGGTGGTTTGATGTTCATAAATGACCTTGCCAAGTCGAGTGCTCATTGCATCGTAAAGGAAGCAGCTTTATTTACATTGGGGATTATTATAGAGAGTAAcg tgtATTGTCAGCAGACTTTGTGTACTTCTGCATTGTTTGAAGacctcattttatttttaattaaaaaggatTCTGGTGTGAACTTGAAAAGAATGTCTGTTTATGTAATCTTAGTACTGGTGTCAAATAATA AAAATGGGCAAACCTATGTCAGAGACACAGGCTGCatcagcctgctgctgcagttatTCAG AACAACTCTCTCCACCTCTGAGAAGAATCTGTCAGATGAAAACACTGATCCCTGCTATCAGCTCTGGTCCTCAGTGTGCAGCACTCTCTGTGCCTGTGTCAACAACCCCCAGAATG AAGATAATCAAAACATTTGCTGTTCGGTTTTTCCCTATGCCAAAGAGTGGCTCGAGAGTTGCACAGAGCCTGAGATTGTTCGTCCCATTTGTTCATTTCTTGGTCTCACAGTTGCAAATAACT CATatgtgcagaaatattttgtttctattgGAGGATTGGATACATTAGCCAAAGTTCTCCTTGAGCTTATGCATGATTCTTGTTTGAGTCACTCCAGCATGAAACTTGCAGTGGTAGTAACAAAGACTCTGGATGCCTGCATTGCTAATAACT CTGCCATGGGTGTTGTCTTGGCAAAGTATCACActgtgtcagagctgctgaagctgctgtcCAATGAGACACtgagcacaggagaaaaaatcagTATTATTCTAGCAATTGGACACTGTACTGAAGTTTGTG AAGAAAACCAGTGTGAGCTGCTTCAGAACAATGGTCTGCCACTTATGATTCAGGTATTGACAGAATCTCAGGATGAGGAACTCATCAAAGCTGCTACTTTTGTGCTGCAGAACTGCAAACAAATGA CTGAACAGTTGTCTCTGAAATTATATGATAACTCATTAAATGTGACCAATGCAGAAGAAGTGGATGTGCAAGTCAGAGAAAGATGTCTGCAAGACtactggaagaaagcaaaagaaattttacaCAGGATAAACTCAATTGAAAAACAGCACGATGAG GAAAGAGTGCAAGGAGGAATATTTGTAGACGAATCTTCAGTAGCCAGTTCTGAAGCACTAAAATCCCATGAAGTGAATCCTGTTGATCCAAAGAAGTACACAGAAGGAACACAGAAAGATGTCTGTTGTCCACAGTTGACCTCAAAGTTGAATAATGAGGTTCTTGCTCCATCTGTAACTTCTGCTccacaaaaaaatgaaacagtgaaCACTACGGATGGAGCTTCTGCCAGACAAACTGAACAGAGGAACATTCCATGTTCAGTCACTGAGCTGCAAACAGACAGTGTACCTCAAAGTCACAATATAAATGGGAAAACTGCTTCTGGAAAAAATCGGTCAGGTCTTCAGGCAGG TGAACAGTTATTTAAACAACCAGCAGAGACTGTTAGAAATATGAAACAGACATGCACATCAG GTCAACATTCATTCTGCTCAGAGAAAACTGAGAGAGTCAAAAGTACTTCAGCTATATTTTCATCCCATAAAATGGCAGATTTAAGGTGTTTAG GTTGTACAGCAGGAGGACTGTCCTTGAACAGCAAAACCTTCACCAAGATGTTGCAGAGTTGCCTGCATAGGTGTGAGCACCACAGGGTCATCCTGGAGGCTGAAGAAAGATACCGAGGGGAGCTCCGCAGGGTGGCTGCTGATAACCACAACAGATCTGCAACTCACCAGA aaatgctgctggcCCCAGTGAAGAAAGACAGGCTGCATAAAGAAATACCAACTTTTAAGAGCAAGGATAGCTTCCAAA gcattCTTTTGACTCCAAATAGAAAAGACAAATCTAATACTTCAAAGAGAGATGAACATAGTAGAAATACTAGGTGGACAAGCAACTATAACTTGACACCTGCTTATGGAAACT CTTTACAAATGTCCCAAGATGCTAAACAGAAGAGACAGAGAGTCAAAGAGATGTGCAGCCAGAAATGtcagcatttaaaagaaaattgcacaCATTCACTTGACAAAGAG GGCGATGAAGTGTATTCCCTGGCCATGAGCATGAGACCTTTGAACAAGAGAAGAGTCCGAAAAGATTTCACAACTGAAGAAATCAACTGGCTTTTGAGAGGCGTCCAAAAAATGGGCAACCACTGGAATTTGATTTTGTGGTCTTACCCTTTCCAGAAAGGACGGACAAGCGTTGACCTTTCCAAGAAGTACTACAGGTTACAGGTGCAG atgaaaaaagcccacaaaGGACATCAATAA